Proteins from a genomic interval of Thamnophis elegans isolate rThaEle1 chromosome 2, rThaEle1.pri, whole genome shotgun sequence:
- the PARP3 gene encoding protein mono-ADP-ribosyltransferase PARP3, giving the protein MPPKRKAAAQTRVAIKGKKVKKEPELKPEPEEDNFLSTVAALKAAPKEKSKAKIDTACQLSYDDGAQIYEDYDCMLNQTNIGQNNNKFYIIQLIEQNGKYSCWNRWGRVGEVGQCKLSSCPTLEAAINAFEKKFQEKTKNKWANRENFIAHNGKYTLIEVQHEDKEEQEVTVKVDDVDGMKSFKQKILPCTLDKHTQNLMRLIFSNDMFKEAMQTMNIDVKKMPLGKLSKQQIAKGFEALEALEEALKKQIPSQKQLEELSSRFYTIIPHNFGRNRPPSINTQEVVQTKKDILLVLADIEVAQSLQAQKKEEEEEEEKERVKEVLHPLDKDYGLLKCELTLVDPSSEDYKLIETYVKNTGCTYQKLRIMNIWKVNREGESQRFKTHDHLGNRRLLWHGTNIAVVAAILKSGLRIMPHSGGRVGKGIYFASENSKSADYVRTTSNQEGIMFLNEVALGKVHYITQDDYSLCKPPVGYDSVQACGSTEPDPAYDKELILDGKKVLIPQGNPIVMTKYQNSHFSQSEYLIYQENQCRIRYLIQLHF; this is encoded by the exons ATGCCTCCAAAGCGTAAAGCAGCTGCCCAAACTCGGGTTGCCATCAAGGGCAAGAAGGTTAAAAAGGAACCAGAGCTGAAACCTGAACCAGAGGAAGACAATTTCCTGTCCACTGTGGCAGCACTGAAAGCAGCTCCCAAGGAGAAGTCCAAGGCCAAAATTGATACTGCCTGTCAGCTGAGTTATGACGATGGTGCCCAG ATTTATGAAGACTACGATTGTATGTTGAACCAAACCAACATTGGCCAGAACAACAACAAGTTCTATATCATCCAGCTGATAGAGCAAAATGGGAAATACAGTTGCTGGAACCGCTGGGGCCGTGTA GGAGAAGTAGGGCAGTGTAAACTCAGCAGTTGTCCAACCTTAGAAGCTGCCATAAATGCTTTTGAGAAGAAATTTCAAGAGAAGACAAAGAATAAATGGGCTAATCGAGAGAATTTTATTGCTCATAATGGCAAGTATACTCTCATTGAAGTACAACATGAAGATAAAGAGGAACAAGAGGTAACAGTAAAG GTGGACGATGTGGATGGAATGAAGTCATTTAAACAAAAGATACTACCTTGCACTTTGGACAAGCACACCCAGAATCTTATGAGACTCATATTCAGCAATGACATGTTTAAAGAAGCCATGCAGACCATGAATATAG ATGTCAAGAAGATGCCACTGGGAAAGCTGAGCAAACAGCAGATTGCCAAAGGCTTTGAAGCTTTAGAAGCTCTTGAAGAAGCTCTAAAGAAGCAAATCCCTTCCCAGAAGCAGCTGGAGGAACTTTCATCTCGCTTTTATACCATTATTCCCCACAACTTTGGTCGTAATCGGCCTCCATCCATCAACACACAAGAAGTTGTTCAAACGAAGAAGGATATACTTCTG GTCCTGGCAGATATTGAAGTGGCCCAGAGTCTACAAGcccagaagaaggaggaggaggaagaggaagagaaggaaagggtgaAAGAAGTTCTGCATCCGCTGGACAAGGACTACGGGCTTTTGAAATGTGAGCTCACCTTAGTGGATCCATCATCTGAGGACTATAAG CTGATTGAAACCTATGTGAAGAACACAGGTTGCACTTACCAAAAGCTTCGTATCATGAATATTTGGAAGGTGAACAGAGAGGGTGAG AGCCAACGTTTTAAGACTCATGACCACTTGGGAAATCGACGTCTACTCTGGCACGGGACCAACATAGCTGTCGTTGCTGCCATCCTGAAGAGTGGCTTGCGCATCATGCCCCATTCTGGTGGTCGTGTTGGCAAGGGAATTTACTTTGCTTCTGAGAATAGTAAATCAGCAGACTACG TGCGCACCACCTCCAACCAGGAGGGAATCATGTTCCTGAATGAAGTGGCCCTGGGCAAGGTACATTACATCACTCAAGATGACTATTCATTATGCAAGCCCCCGGTGGGTTATGATAGTGTCCAGGCTTGTGGCAGTACCGAACCTG ACCCTGCATACGATAAAGAGCTTATCCTGGATGGGAAAAAAGTGCTGATACCACAAGGAAATCCCATTGTTATGACTAAGTACCAAAACAGCCACTTCAGTCAGAGTGAGTACTTGATCTATCAGGAGAATCAATGTCGCATCCGCTACCTGATCCAGctccatttttga